The Thermococcus sp. sequence GAGTCGGGGAGTACGCTAAGCTAGTGTTCGATATATACGGCGAGAGACCCGATGCCCAGAGAATAAAGGAGGGGATGAAGCTCTTTGAGTTGGAGTCTCTGTACGGTAGAAAACTGGGAGAGCTCTCTCAGGGACAGAAGAGGAAGGTCCAGCTCCTCGTTGCCTATTCCCTCGGTAGAGAACTGACGGTGCTCGATGACCCTGCGATAGGGATAGACGACTCCGGCGAGGAGCTCGTTAGAATCCTCGTGGAGGAACTCTCGGAGAAAGGCGCGGTTCTCGTAACATCGAGGAATCCGATAGCCGGCCTGAACAACGTTTCAATAAATGAATTTAAGGGGGCTAAGCCTCCATCCTCTTTCTAACGACCTCCAAAGCCCTCTCGGCATCTCCCCTGAACTCGGGGAGGCCGAGCTTCTCCATCGTTTCTGGCAGAGGGACGCCAAGCTCTTCGTCCCAGCCCCTTAGCCTGTAGAACTCCCTTCTTGCCTCGAGGAAGTCGTTGTAGTCTATGAATGCCGCGTTGCCCTCCGCCGGATCGTCCGGCTCCGGCTCCCACCAGCGCGGCGGAATCGTGTCGTCAAGAGGTGGCGTAACCCAGTCGAGGGCGTTATGTATGCGCGCGATGCTCTCGACGCCCCATGTTCTTCTCCTCAACTCCTCAACCGTCCATTCCTCGCCCGTAACGAGGGAGTATAGCCTCGCGAGGTCTTCCATCTTGTAGGGCACGAACTTACACGTTCCGAGCATATCGGTGATGTAACTCTCGTCCCTGCCTTCGATAAGTGAAGGCACGAGTTCTTTGGCCGGTCCCTGGTTTGGCAACTGGTGGGGTCTAGGCCAGCCTCGGAGATGGGAAGCACCAACGTCCGCCGTTGCGTAGCTCAAAGCGTACGTTCTCCTCCCGCGCGGGTCCCAGGCCGGTGCCTCCATTCCCTTGACGTGAACCGCGAATTTACATCCTCTGCCAAGCCTCTCACAGGCCCTCTTAACGCCGTCTGCCAAAATTGCCCCGAAGCCCTTTTTCTCGGCCATCAGCCTGATGAGCATCTCCTCTGCCTCCTCGTCGCCGAAGCCCTTAACTGGGAAGCCTATCTCATCCTCGCCGATGAGACCGCGCTCCACCATCTCGAAGAGCCACGCTATCGTGTTACCTGTCGCTATACTGTCAAGTCCGAGGTTGTTGACGAGCCAGTTGAAGTACGCAACCGCTGGAAAGTTGAAGACGCCCGTTGCGGCACCGAGCATTGCTATGCTCTCGTATTCGGGCTTGACGCGGATTTTTCTGCCCTTGTATTCCACCTCAACGTAGCGGGCGCACTTTATGGGACAGCTCTTGCCGTGGACGAACCATTCTGGCTCGACTTCATACTTCTTAATCTCATCTCCAGCTAGCTTTGATGCAAGCTCGTCCGGGATGTATGGCCTTGAGAAGTTGTAGGCCGGGCTCATGCCGAGTGAAGCGGCACTTCTAAGGGCATCGGTAGTTCCATAGTTCCTCGTGTGTTCATACTTTGGATTCGTCGAGAACTCGTTGTAGTACTCCTGCCACAACTTCTGGAACTCCTCTGGATTAGCAACCTTCGGCTTCTCGCCGGGTTCGACCACAACCGCTTTGACCTTCTTGCTCCCCAAAACCGCTCCCAGCCCACCTCTTCCGCTGGCTCTTTCAGTATCGTAAACAACGTTGGCAATCCTGCTCAGCTTCTCCCCTGCTGGGCCTATCATGCCTATGCTCGCCTTCGGGTGTTCCCTCCAGATTTCTTTAGCCACTTCGTAGTTGCCCTTTCCCCAGAGGTGGCTGGCGTCCCTAATCTCAACCTCCCCATCGTGGACGTATAGATAGACAGGTTCCTCACTCTTTCCTTCGATTATGAGAGCATCGAAGTGGCCCTTCAGCTTCGGCCCGAAGGCGTCTCCGCCGCTGGAGTCGCTTATGAGTCTCGTCTCGGGGCTCTTGCTCACCGCTATAATCTTGCTCGAACCCGGGACGAGGCCCGTCATTCCACCCGGTGCGAAGACGAACTTGTTGGCCGGGCTGAGCGGGTCCGTTCCCGGTGGGACCTCGCGGTAAATCAGGTAGTAGCCGAGGCCCTTTCCGCCGATGAACTTCCTTATCACCTCATCCGGCAGCTCCTCATAGGTAACCTTCCCCTCCGTCAGGTTTACACGCGCAATCCTGTTGTGGTAGCCGTACATCAGACACACCCCCTTGCCTTTTCCCTATCCTCCCCCGAGAGGCGCCAGCCCATAGCTCCAAAGTTCTCTTCGAGATGGGCCTTGCTTCCGGCTTTGGGAATGGCCATAACGTTTTCCTCCCAGATGAGGTAGTTCAAAGCCACCTGGGCGGCCGTCTTTCTGTAGGCCCTTCCAATCTCGGCCAGGCAGGAGTTTCTTGCTAGGGTTCCCTTCTCCAGTGGAGTGTAGGCAATCAATGCCATCTTCTCCTGTTTCATGTAATCCAAAAGGCCACTCGTTTCAGACCAGCGGTCTCTGAGGGAGTACTTGACCTCGTTTGCTACAATCTCATACTTCCTCATCGCCCCCTGGGAGCGCTTGAGAAGTTCAAGGTCGAAGTTGCTAACTCCAATGTACCTTATGAGTCCCTCGTCAACGAGTTCCTCCAGCGCGTGGAGGGTCTCCTTAATCTTCTCCCAGCTCTCGCCGGGCCAGTGGAGGAGGTAAAGGTCTATGTAAGTGCTAAGCCTCTTCGCACTTGCCCTTGCGGCCTTCTTGGCTTTTTCATAGCCGAAGTGAGTGGGCCAGACCTTGCTGATGATGAAGATTTCCTCCCGGTCAAAGCCTTCTATCGCTTTTCCAACGAGCTCTTCGCTGTGGCCGGCCCCGTAGAATTCAGCAGTATCAATTAAGTTAATCCCAAGCTCAAGGCCGTACCTGAGGACTTCAACACTTTCCCTATCCCTCGAGTAGTCTGGACTCTCGTAGCCGCCTATTCCCCATGTTCCCATTCCTATTGCTGTGACCTTATCATCGCCTATCCTCTTGAGGTCAGAGACCCGTGGCATTCCTCACACCGCGAAGATTAGGAATCCGAACTTAATTAAGGTTTCCGTCTAAACGCTAAAATGACCAGATGTGTGGAACGAAGGTTTATAAAAGCGTGGCCGTTGGGGAAGTGGGTGATACTATGGACCCGATGTCCAAGGTTTTTGAGGAGGCCAAGAAAAATCCGAAGATGAAGAAAAGGCTCAGGATGAAGGCGGCGTTTTCGCTGGTTCTGGTCACAGCTTTCCTCGGGGTTGTGTTCATAACCATCGGAACATTCGTTTCGATGAAAACGGGGAGTTTTCTCGGGATGACCCACCTCGACTTCCTAGAGCTACGCGCAAGGTACGAGCTGTTCATGATGGTGCTTATCATAACCCACCTCGCCATGAACTGGAGCATGTTCAGGAAGGAACTCGTGATACTCTTCAGCTGATTTCTCCCAGTTCCGACTCCTTTTGGGTTTCCCATTACTCTCCGCACTCCCTGTTTTCTTTGATAGTTGAACCAAAATTAATTTAAATTATATGACACTCGTCAACTCAGGGATGAAAATGAACGCGAGGACAAAAGTGAAGGCCAAAGCGGTGTTGTCTTCAATACTGATAGCTATATACATAGGAGCAATCTTCCTTACCATAGGTGAGGTAATGGCGATGAAGCACGGCTCTTTCCTCGGAATGAATGGGATAGAAATCCTAAGAATGAAGTCGAGGTACGGAATAGTAATGTTGGCCTTGATAGCAATCCACCTAGGACTAAACTGGGATATGTTCAAAAATGAAATTAGAGTTTTGAAGTCCTGAAGAGTTTCAGACTTCCTCAAGCTTCTTCTTCACTTCCTCCGTGTTTTTCCTCGTTTCTTCGAGCGCGTTCTTTAGCTTCTCCAACTCGACCCTGAACTCGTTCAGCGTTTTGTTCACCTGATAGAACGCAAAGACTAACACGACGAGAATGATAAGGCCAAGGATTATACTTATCCATCCGCTGGGTGTTGACATGTATCCTCCCCCCCAAGGCATCTTCATCCCTCCAGGCGCTTTACAACATCGTTGTCTATGACTAGCTTGAAGGGCTTGGCCCGATAGTACTTCTTGGCCCTCGGGTCGTCGGGCTCAAGTCGAAGCTCGCTCTCGACAAGGCCGGCTTTTTCAAGCTTTTTGAGGTGCAGATAGAGAAGTT is a genomic window containing:
- a CDS encoding aldo/keto reductase: MPRVSDLKRIGDDKVTAIGMGTWGIGGYESPDYSRDRESVEVLRYGLELGINLIDTAEFYGAGHSEELVGKAIEGFDREEIFIISKVWPTHFGYEKAKKAARASAKRLSTYIDLYLLHWPGESWEKIKETLHALEELVDEGLIRYIGVSNFDLELLKRSQGAMRKYEIVANEVKYSLRDRWSETSGLLDYMKQEKMALIAYTPLEKGTLARNSCLAEIGRAYRKTAAQVALNYLIWEENVMAIPKAGSKAHLEENFGAMGWRLSGEDREKARGCV
- a CDS encoding winged helix-turn-helix domain-containing protein yields the protein MVQSIEELARFCDALSNPVRVKILKLLCEKEWYVYELAKTLGISRQLLYLHLKKLEKAGLVESELRLEPDDPRAKKYYRAKPFKLVIDNDVVKRLEG
- a CDS encoding aldehyde ferredoxin oxidoreductase family protein, giving the protein MYGYHNRIARVNLTEGKVTYEELPDEVIRKFIGGKGLGYYLIYREVPPGTDPLSPANKFVFAPGGMTGLVPGSSKIIAVSKSPETRLISDSSGGDAFGPKLKGHFDALIIEGKSEEPVYLYVHDGEVEIRDASHLWGKGNYEVAKEIWREHPKASIGMIGPAGEKLSRIANVVYDTERASGRGGLGAVLGSKKVKAVVVEPGEKPKVANPEEFQKLWQEYYNEFSTNPKYEHTRNYGTTDALRSAASLGMSPAYNFSRPYIPDELASKLAGDEIKKYEVEPEWFVHGKSCPIKCARYVEVEYKGRKIRVKPEYESIAMLGAATGVFNFPAVAYFNWLVNNLGLDSIATGNTIAWLFEMVERGLIGEDEIGFPVKGFGDEEAEEMLIRLMAEKKGFGAILADGVKRACERLGRGCKFAVHVKGMEAPAWDPRGRRTYALSYATADVGASHLRGWPRPHQLPNQGPAKELVPSLIEGRDESYITDMLGTCKFVPYKMEDLARLYSLVTGEEWTVEELRRRTWGVESIARIHNALDWVTPPLDDTIPPRWWEPEPDDPAEGNAAFIDYNDFLEARREFYRLRGWDEELGVPLPETMEKLGLPEFRGDAERALEVVRKRMEA
- a CDS encoding ATP-binding cassette domain-containing protein — protein: MDSAILVLRNLACGYEFPLLELSLELGRGEHVVVYGPNGTGKTTLLKTVVGLIKPLSGEVLVLGKPPRRGTRVMRNIFYLPETVELPPYLRVGEYAKLVFDIYGERPDAQRIKEGMKLFELESLYGRKLGELSQGQKRKVQLLVAYSLGRELTVLDDPAIGIDDSGEELVRILVEELSEKGAVLVTSRNPIAGLNNVSINEFKGAKPPSSF